In Choloepus didactylus isolate mChoDid1 chromosome 6, mChoDid1.pri, whole genome shotgun sequence, one DNA window encodes the following:
- the LOC119536476 gene encoding olfactory receptor 481-like has product METGNHTSVTEVIVLGLIEDPTLCSIFFVVFLGIYIVTILGNISIITLIRRSPQLHTPMYFFLNHLAFVDIGYSTSVTPIMIVSFLRGRTTMPLGGCIAQLGSDVIFGTAECFLLAAMACDRYVAICFPLLYSTYMSSRVCIVLLVASYLGGCMNASSFTGCLMTLSFCGSNEINHFFCDLPPLVKLSCTHVYIAEISPAISAGSIIVITLFIIVISYVYILQSILKMFSTEGRHKAFSTCTSHLTAVTLFYGTVTFVYIIPKSSHSPEYVKVVSLFYTVVIPMLNPFIYSLRNKEVKEALRKLIKKIIH; this is encoded by the exons ATGGAGACTGGAAACCATACATCTGTGACAGAGGTCATTGTTTTGGGGTTAATAGAGGATCCTACACTTTGTTCCATCTTCTTTGtagtttttctaggaatttacaTTGTTACCATTTTGGGCAATATAAGCATAATTACATTAATCCGAAGAAGCCCTCAGCTTCACACCCCAATGTATTTCTTCCTCAATCATTTGGCCTTTGTAGATATTGGGTATTCCACATCAGTTACACCTATCATGATTGTGAGTTTTCTAAGAGGGAGAACAACCATGCCTCTTGGTGGCTGTATAGCCCAGCTTGGCTCTGATGTTATCTTTGGAACGGCTGAGTGCTTTCTATTGGCTGCTATGGCCTGtgatcgctatgtggccatctgcttCCCACTTCTCTACTCCACATACATGTCTTCCAGGGTCTGCATTGTCTTACTGGTAGCTTCCTACCTGGGTGGATGCATGAATGCCTCATCATTTACTGGCTGTTTAATGACCCTGTCCTTCTGTGGCTCAAATGAAATCAACCATTTCTTCTGTGACCTCCCACCTCTAGTGAAGCTTTCTTGTACTCATGTTTATATTGCTGAAATATCTCCTGCCATCTCAGCTGGGTCAATCATTGTAATCACATTGTTTATCATAGTCATTTCATATGTCTACATCCTCCAGTCAATCCTGAAGATGTTCTCTACTGAGGGAAGGCACAAGGCTTTCTCAACCTGCACCTCTCACCTCACAGCAGTAACTTTGTTTTATGGGACGGTTACATTTGTTTATATTATACCGAAGTCAAGCCATTCCCCTGAATATGTTAAAGTAGTGTCTTTGTTCTACACAGTGGTGATCCCCATGTTGAACCCTTTTATCTATAGTTTGAGGAACAAGGAGGTGAAAGAGGCCCTGAGAAAATTG attaaaaaaatcatacac